One window of Caldicoprobacter guelmensis genomic DNA carries:
- a CDS encoding FadR/GntR family transcriptional regulator, whose amino-acid sequence MEFKTLQVEKLSDKVVKEIIHMLETGALKPGDKLPPEVEFAEQLGVSRGILREALTILQSQGYISRKPKDGTYIRKLPNKYSRDESVLSMFKKATYRDLLEMRESLEQKVVELVIERATDDDIMALEKMLMETELTEEKSIVVDHDFHLKLAELSQNILIINFIDIYYNLIHELAEISLKNNKQRRIEIIKEHMEIVKAIKERNIEKAKKAVIYHLNAVKETINTVKETTDNIESD is encoded by the coding sequence ATCGGATAAAGTTGTTAAAGAAATTATACATATGCTCGAGACTGGTGCATTAAAACCAGGTGATAAACTCCCACCAGAAGTAGAATTTGCTGAGCAGTTAGGAGTAAGTAGGGGAATATTGAGGGAAGCGTTAACCATATTACAATCTCAAGGTTATATTAGTAGAAAACCAAAGGATGGTACCTATATACGTAAGTTACCTAATAAGTATTCGAGGGATGAATCTGTTCTTTCCATGTTTAAAAAAGCTACTTATAGGGATTTATTAGAGATGAGAGAATCTTTGGAACAAAAAGTAGTGGAATTGGTTATAGAAAGAGCTACAGATGATGATATTATGGCTTTAGAAAAAATGCTAATGGAAACCGAATTGACTGAAGAAAAAAGTATAGTAGTAGATCACGATTTTCATTTAAAGTTGGCTGAGTTATCTCAAAATATATTGATTATAAATTTTATTGATATTTATTATAATCTTATTCATGAGTTAGCAGAGATCAGCTTAAAAAACAATAAGCAACGAAGAATAGAAATAATAAAAGAACATATGGAAATTGTGAAAGCTATTAAAGAAAGAAATATAGAAAAAGCAAAAAAGGCTGTAATATACCATCTTAACGCAGTTAAAGAAACTATAAATACAGTTAAAGAGACGACTGATAATATTGAATCTGATTAA